Genomic DNA from Thiosocius teredinicola:
TGACTAAGCAGATCATCTGCCAACTCGGCCATAGTAGAATGCACACTCTGTCGGATGGCGCACGAGACTAACAGTTGCGCGCCGTCCATCCAAACCTGTGCTTGAACCGTATCAATGAAACTGAACCTGACGAACATCGGCGCGATGCGCCTGGTCCTGCTGACGCTGGTCGTGCTGAGCCTGCCCCTGGTGGTGTTTGCCGACATGGAGCCGGAAGGCATTGGCGTGCTCACCGCCTATATCGTGCCCGCGCTGGTCGTGCTGTTTTTCTTTGTGCTGATGCTCGATGCCCTGATGAACCGGGTGTTCATGATCGAGCAACCGCCCGAGATCCAACAGGTGAAACGCCAACGCATGTGGCTCGACCTGGCCGCGGCCGGCGGCATAGTCGTCGTCTGGGGCACCTATTTCCGTACCCTCATGCAGCTCTAGCGAACGCGAGAATCTATCTCCGCCTTAGCATTCTGCGCGACGGGTCCTAGCCCGGGGCGAAAGGCGGTTTGCTCAGATATCGGCGGCCAGGCTGGCGACATGCACATGGCGCACGTCTTTGCCAGTTACTGAAAAGATCAGGTTGCGCGCGATGCTGCCGGCATGGTCGCCGATGCGCTCCAGCGCCTTGATGCCCAACGTTGCGTCGATCACCCAACGGATGTTGCGCGGGTCTTCCATCAGGTAGGTCGCCAAACGGCGGATCGAGCCCTTGAACAGTTCTTCGAGGTCTTTGGTGTCGAACGCCACCTCGGCGGCGATGCGCACGTTTTCGTCAGCCAGCGCCTGCAGACTGTTGTTCAGCAAGACCACAGCGGGCTTGGCCATGCGGCCGACGTCTTCGAAGATCGCGCACTCACGCACGTGCGGTTGGTACTCGTACAGGCCCTCGGCGATGTCGGCCATACGCACCGCTTCACCGCCGATGCGCTCCAGGTCGTAAACGGCACGCGACAGAGTCAGCACGAAACGCAGATCGCTGGCGACCGGCTGGTGGATGGCGAACAACTTGGTATTGGCTTCGAGCGCCTGGATATCGAGGTCGCGCACCAGACGATGATCGTGGATCACCTTGCGCGCCTTGCCGACATCGCAGGCGCCCAACGCTTCGCTGGCGAGAACGACCTGGTTGCGAACCTTGGTGCCCATATCCAGCACCAGGCCGCGAAAATATCCCAGATCGCCGTCGAATCGCGACAGGATGTGCGGGTTGGCGGGTTTGACGCGATCCTGCACCTTGTTTGCTTCGGCTGATCGGCTCAGCCGAAACGTCCCGTGATGTAGTCTTCGGTCAGTTTGTGCCGCGGGTTGGTGAAGATATCCGTGGTTTCACCGACTTCGACCAGATTCCCCAGGTGGAAATAGGCTGTGCGCTGCGAGACGCGCGCCGCCTGCTGCATCGAGTGCGTAACGATGGCGATCGTGTAGTTCTCACGCAGTTCGTCAATCAACTCCTCGACCTTGGCGGTGGCGATCGGGTCCAGCGCCGAGCAAGGTTCATCCATCAGGATGACCTCCGGCTCGACGGCGATGGTACGGGCAATACACAGGCGTTGCTGCTGACCGCCCGACAGACCGGTGCCGGGCTGATCGAGACGATCTTTGACCTCTTCCCACAGGCCGGCCTTCATCAGGCTGGTCTCGACGATCTCGTCGAGTTCAGCGCGACTGGAAGCCAGACCGTGAATGCGCGGACCGTAGGCGATGTTGTCGTAGATCGACTTCGGAAACGGGTTCGGTTTCTGGAACACCATGCCGACCTGAGCACGCAGCGGCACAACGTCGAGTTTGCGATCGTAGATGTCCTGCTGATCGAGCTTGATCTCGCCGGTTACCCGGCAGATGTCGATCGTGTCGTTCATACGGTTAAGACAACGCAGGAAGGTCGACTTACCGCAGCCCGACGGACCGATCATCGCGATGACCTGGTTGTTGCCGATATCCAGGCTGACGTTCTTGATCGCGTGCTTGTCACCGTAATAAACGTTGACATCGGTACATGTCATCCGCGGGTCTTTGACGCGAACGTTTCCAACCGTGACGAAATCGCTATCGAGTGGACGCGAACTCGCCTTTCCGGCGGTTGCGACTTCTTTTGCACCGACTTGGGTGGCTACAGATTCGGCGGTGGTCATTTCTTTTTCCTCATCACTCACGGATATCACCACCGACGTTCAAAGCGTCGGCGCATGATAACCGCAAAAGTATTCATGGCAATCAGGAACGACAGCAACACGATGATCGCGGCTGAGGTACGCTCAACAAAGGCGCGCTCGGGGCTGTCGGCCCACAGGTACACCTGCACGGGCAGCACCGAGGAAGGGTCCAGCGGGCCACCGGGAATATCCACAATAAAGGCGACCATGCCGATCATCAGCAGCGGCGCGGTTTCACCCAGCGCCTGAGCCATGCCGATGATCGTACCGGTCAACATACCGGGCATCGCCAGCGGCACGACGTGATGAAACACCGTCTGCATCTTCGACGCCCCGACACCGAGTGCGGCCTCGCGGATCGACGGCGGCACCGACTTCAATGCGGCACGCGACGCGATGATGATGGTAGGTAGCGTCATCAAGGTGAGCACCAACCCACCGACCAACGGGGCCGAACGCGGCAGGCCGAACAGGTTGATGAACATCGCCAGGCCGAGCAGACCGAACACGATGGACGGCACGGCAGCAAGGTTGTTGATGTTGACCTCGATGAGATCGGTCCAGCGGTTTTTCGGGGCGAACTCTTCGAGGTAGACGGCAGCCGCGACACCGATCGGGAACGACAGCGCCAGGGTGACCAACAAGGTATAGAACGAACCGGCCACCGCCCCGCCGATACCGGCCAGTTCCGGCTCACGCGAGTCGCCGTTGGTGAAGAAGCGTGTGTTGAACTTCTTGACGACAATCCCCTGCTGCTCGAGCTTGTCGATCCACGCAATCATCTGGTCATTCACCCGGCGGTCTTCCGGCGGCGCATTGCGGTCGATATGGCCTTTGACCAGCATATCGACGTCGTCGTCGGCGATCAGCGCGATCGTCTGCCGGGTGCCGATCAGGTCGGGATTGGCCTTGACCATGTTGAGCAGCTGATAAGGCGCACCGGAACTCAAGATGCTATTCAAGGCGCGCTTGTCCCTGCGCCCGCTCACATCGGGAAACAGCTC
This window encodes:
- the phoU gene encoding phosphate signaling complex protein PhoU: MQDRVKPANPHILSRFDGDLGYFRGLVLDMGTKVRNQVVLASEALGACDVGKARKVIHDHRLVRDLDIQALEANTKLFAIHQPVASDLRFVLTLSRAVYDLERIGGEAVRMADIAEGLYEYQPHVRECAIFEDVGRMAKPAVVLLNNSLQALADENVRIAAEVAFDTKDLEELFKGSIRRLATYLMEDPRNIRWVIDATLGIKALERIGDHAGSIARNLIFSVTGKDVRHVHVASLAADI
- the pstB gene encoding phosphate ABC transporter ATP-binding protein PstB — translated: MTTAESVATQVGAKEVATAGKASSRPLDSDFVTVGNVRVKDPRMTCTDVNVYYGDKHAIKNVSLDIGNNQVIAMIGPSGCGKSTFLRCLNRMNDTIDICRVTGEIKLDQQDIYDRKLDVVPLRAQVGMVFQKPNPFPKSIYDNIAYGPRIHGLASSRAELDEIVETSLMKAGLWEEVKDRLDQPGTGLSGGQQQRLCIARTIAVEPEVILMDEPCSALDPIATAKVEELIDELRENYTIAIVTHSMQQAARVSQRTAYFHLGNLVEVGETTDIFTNPRHKLTEDYITGRFG
- the pstA gene encoding phosphate ABC transporter permease PstA codes for the protein MNDQQTSRARAIDKVNASLKKRYAREKRFKVLGLGAVLLGLFFVSVLFIDIVGKGYTAFVQTHLELEVYFDPEVIDPEGTRDPQVIARADYRKIARQPLKELFPDVSGRRDKRALNSILSSGAPYQLLNMVKANPDLIGTRQTIALIADDDVDMLVKGHIDRNAPPEDRRVNDQMIAWIDKLEQQGIVVKKFNTRFFTNGDSREPELAGIGGAVAGSFYTLLVTLALSFPIGVAAAVYLEEFAPKNRWTDLIEVNINNLAAVPSIVFGLLGLAMFINLFGLPRSAPLVGGLVLTLMTLPTIIIASRAALKSVPPSIREAALGVGASKMQTVFHHVVPLAMPGMLTGTIIGMAQALGETAPLLMIGMVAFIVDIPGGPLDPSSVLPVQVYLWADSPERAFVERTSAAIIVLLSFLIAMNTFAVIMRRRFERRW